One Terriglobales bacterium DNA segment encodes these proteins:
- a CDS encoding NAD(P)/FAD-dependent oxidoreductase: MYDAIIVGARCAGSPTALLLARRGYKVLLLDRATFPSDMPLSTHYVHQTGTARLKRWGLLDKLAASNCPPITGNYFDYGAFTLTGSPPPAEGVQEAYAPRRKALDPILVEAAAAAGAELRQGFSVQELVWDKDRVAGIRGREASGATVTEQARITIGADGMHSFVAKAVQATEYDTTPPLEGAYFSYWSGVKMKGWHLWPRPYRIVFSYNTNDGLALVGVAWAIKDFPAIKADIEGQHMRVVAEDAPELAEQMRAGRREERFVGGAVPSYFRKPYGPGWALVGDAGYQKDPCTASGITDAFRSAEWLAEAIDAGLSGRQAMEAALAGYEQQRNQAARAYHGLTCQLAALQPPPPETQRLLAALQSNPEQRARFFGVLAHTVLVEEFFSPENVQKVLGGSPAGASAS, from the coding sequence ATGTACGACGCCATCATCGTGGGAGCGCGCTGCGCCGGTTCCCCGACGGCCCTGCTGCTCGCTCGCCGGGGATACAAGGTCCTGCTGCTGGACCGGGCCACGTTTCCCAGCGACATGCCGCTCTCCACGCACTACGTCCACCAGACGGGCACGGCGCGGCTGAAGCGCTGGGGGCTGCTGGACAAGCTGGCAGCGTCCAACTGCCCTCCCATCACGGGGAACTACTTCGACTATGGGGCATTCACCCTGACCGGCTCGCCTCCGCCGGCCGAAGGCGTGCAGGAAGCCTACGCGCCGCGGCGCAAGGCGCTCGACCCCATCCTGGTGGAGGCGGCAGCGGCAGCCGGCGCCGAGCTGCGGCAGGGGTTCTCGGTGCAGGAGCTGGTCTGGGACAAGGACCGGGTCGCCGGGATCCGCGGGCGCGAGGCGAGCGGGGCCACGGTGACGGAACAGGCCCGCATCACCATCGGCGCCGACGGCATGCACTCCTTCGTCGCCAAGGCGGTGCAGGCCACCGAGTACGACACTACGCCTCCGCTGGAGGGCGCCTACTTCTCGTATTGGAGCGGGGTGAAGATGAAGGGCTGGCACCTGTGGCCGCGGCCCTACCGCATCGTCTTCAGCTACAACACCAACGACGGTCTGGCGCTGGTGGGTGTGGCCTGGGCGATCAAGGATTTTCCCGCCATCAAGGCCGACATCGAGGGCCAGCACATGCGCGTAGTGGCCGAGGATGCGCCCGAGCTGGCCGAGCAGATGCGCGCCGGGCGGCGCGAGGAGCGCTTCGTCGGCGGCGCCGTGCCTTCCTACTTTCGCAAGCCGTACGGGCCGGGGTGGGCGCTGGTCGGCGACGCCGGCTACCAGAAGGACCCCTGCACCGCCTCCGGCATCACCGACGCCTTCCGCAGCGCCGAATGGCTGGCTGAGGCCATCGATGCCGGGCTGAGCGGCCGCCAGGCCATGGAAGCGGCCCTGGCCGGCTACGAGCAGCAGCGCAACCAAGCGGCGCGGGCGTACCACGGGCTCACCTGCCAACTGGCCGCGCTGCAGCCGCCTCCGCCGGAGACGCAACGACTGCTGGCGGCCCTGCAGAGCAACCCGGAACAGCGGGCCCGCTTCTTCGGGGTGCTCGCCCACACCGTCCTGGTCGAGGAGTTCTTCTCCCCGGAGAATGTGCAGAAGGTCCTAGGTGGGAGCCCGGCGGGAGCGTCGGCCTCGTGA
- a CDS encoding SRPBCC family protein, translating into MAKLYVSAVIDAPVEKVWKLVRDFNGLPHWFPGVTDSRLEGSLGGDHVGCVRSFGLEGGGRMREQLLAFSDAEHVLTYKMLEAPVPMSSYRATVRLLPVTDGDRTFAELKSEFVSPPEQEGALAAFLQKTYQAAWERVKQHCAR; encoded by the coding sequence ATGGCGAAGCTCTACGTTTCGGCAGTGATCGATGCCCCGGTCGAAAAAGTGTGGAAGCTGGTCCGCGATTTCAACGGGCTGCCCCACTGGTTCCCGGGCGTGACCGACAGCCGCCTGGAGGGGTCCCTGGGCGGCGACCACGTGGGCTGCGTCCGCAGCTTCGGCCTGGAAGGCGGCGGGCGCATGCGCGAGCAACTGCTGGCCTTTTCCGACGCCGAGCACGTCCTCACCTACAAGATGCTGGAGGCGCCGGTGCCCATGTCCTCCTACCGGGCCACGGTGCGGCTGCTGCCCGTGACCGACGGCGATCGCACCTTCGCCGAGCTGAAGTCCGAGTTCGTCAGTCCACCGGAGCAGGAAGGCGCGCTGGCGGCCTTCCTGCAGAAGACCTACCAGGCCGCCTGGGAGCGGGTGAAGCAACACTGCGCGCGTTGA